In Triticum urartu cultivar G1812 chromosome 6, Tu2.1, whole genome shotgun sequence, the following proteins share a genomic window:
- the LOC125514174 gene encoding pentatricopeptide repeat-containing protein At3g02330, mitochondrial-like, with translation MALPPPLLPRSSCICRGVTKVTPYKSVENIPDASTAPSATAQHSLLRAHTRAGRMQPARQVFEAMPPRDRSLVAWTAIMSGYATHGPASEALVLLLRMMERSLRPDGFVFSVVLRACAAVGNLRFGRQVHCAAAKMGYVDSDLFVANGLLTMYASCQSLGCAEKVFDGIAAPDLVSWTSMLSGYTENGCHTEALMLFVEMIHASIGCDAFTLSVALRAASSLANRSLGHQLHCCIIKSGFSKSGFLENCLIEFYGKSRELQLMQKVFDDMHDKDLVSSNSIIQCYADNMCDDQALSHFRAMMFECSECDEFTLGSILHVVTRRGAFGYGREIHGYLIRAGLDSDKHVMSALMDMYVNWATLHKGQCMLPLRMLRYYLLVQGKLDHFIVATSLRLCAFDQDLATGRMLHAYVLKFNMNSDPFVTSSLVDMYAKCGSVDESHVLFSRTKDPGTAAWTAVISGNCLNGQFERAMHLFRRMQLELVQPNEFTYTSVLTACVALGDVVGGMEIQGNSIRTGYGTNASVVKSLISFYLREGQFKQALKLCLSLSNREISWEALVKDFAQGGDHVGVLNLLCVIQRSGGVLDYPTALHILNSCGKLELLHEGLQAHAYLTKRGLASEPCISNHLIDMYSNCGSLKNALDAFRYMSDKSASTWTSIIIAHLENGCPETAIDLFVQMLRREKIPTSIAFLSVLKACAEIGLVSEAFQFFVSMTEVYKIEPSEGHYKHMIEVLGHSGMFKEAEHFIDSVVPSESSASAWILLCSAAKQNGNTKIMKLAMDKLASLAPCDCRANASLGNVIPITD, from the coding sequence ATGGCGCTCCCTCCTCCCTTGCTCCCGCGCTCTTCCTGTATTTGCAGAGGCGTCACCAAAGTCACCCCATACAAATCCGTGGAAAACATACCGGATGCCTCCACCGCCCCCTCCGCCACAGCGCAGCACTCGCTGCTTCGCGCCCATACTCGCGCCGGCCGAATGCAGCCCGCGCGGCAGGTGTTCGAGGCAATGCCGCCGCGGGACAGGTCCCTCGTCGCTTGGACTGCTATCATGTCCGGGTATGCCACCCACGGCCCCGCCTCCGAGGCGCTGGTCCTGCTCCTGCGCATGATGGAGCGGTCACTGAGGCCGGACGGGTTCGTCTTCTCAGTCGTGCTGCGCGCCTGCGCGGCAGTCGGGAACCTCAGATTTGGAAGGCAGGTCCACTGCGCCGCTGCGAAGATGGGCTACGTAGATTCTGACCTCTTTGTGGCAAACGGCCTCCTTACCATGTACGCGAGCTGCCAGTCGCTGGGTTGCGCTGAGAAGGTGTTCGATGGCATTGCCGCACCTGATTTGGTCTCTTGGACCTCCATGCTCAGCGGCTACACTGAGAATGGCTGCCATACCGAGGCGCTAATGTTGTTCGTGGAAATGATCCATGCCAGTATTGGCTGTGACGCGTTCACTCTGTCAGTTGCACTCAGGGCAGCTTCTAGTTTGGCCAATCGAAGTTTGGGACACCAGCTGCATTGCTGCATCATCAAGTCAGGATTCTCTAAAAGCGGGTTCTTGGAGAACTGCCTGATTGAGTTCTATGGGAAGTCCAGGGAACTACAGCTGatgcagaaggtgtttgatgatATGCATGACAAGGATTTGGTTTCTTCCAATAGCATCATCCAGTGCTATGCAGATAACATGTGTGATGATCAGGCTTTGTCTCACTTCCGTGCTATGATGTTTGAATGCTCGGAATGCGATGAGTTTACATTGGGTAGCATTTTGCATGTTGTCACCAGAAGAGGAGCTTTTGGTTATGGAAGGGAAATACATGGCTACCTCATTAGAGCAGGCCTAGACTCAGATAAGCATGTTATGAGTGCTCTGATGGATATGTATGTCAATTGGGCTACTCTTCATAAGGGACAATGTATGCTACCTTTGAGAATGCTAAGATACTATTTGCTGGTCCAGGGAAAGCTGGATCACTTTATtgtggccactagtttgaggttGTGCGCTTTTGATCAAGATTTAGCAACAGGAAGGATGTTACACGCCTATGTTTTGAAGTTCAACATGAATTCAGATCCCTTTGTCACTAGTTCTCTGGTCGACATGTATGCTAAATGCGGTTCTGTGGATGAATCACATGTTCTCTTTTCAAGAACCAAGGATCCAGGGACAGCCGCATGGACTGCGGTAATCTCAGGAAACTGTTTGAATGGTCAATTTGAAAGAGCAATGCATTTGTTCAGGAGGATGCAGTTGGAGCTTGTGCAACCTAACGAGTTCACTTATACCTCTGTACTTACAGCATGTGTGGCTCTTGGGGATGTTGTAGGTGGCATGGAGATCCAGGGCAACTCCATCAGAACTGGTTATGGAACCAATGCTTCTGTTGTGAAAAGTCTTATAAGCTTTTACTTAAGAGAAGGGCAGTTCAAGCAGGCCCTTAAGCTTTGCTTATCACTCTCAAACCGTGAGATTTCTTGGGAAGCACTGGTTAAAGATTTTGCTCAAGGTGGTGATCACGTTGGAGTACTTAATCTTTTGTGTGTTATCCAACGTTCTGGTGGGGTTCTTGATTATCCAACTGCATTACACATCTTGAATTCTTGTGGAAAATTGGAACTCCTTCATGAAGGGCTTCAAGCACATGCCTACCTTACAAAGCGTGGCCTTGCTTCTGAACCATGCATCAGCAATCACCTTATTGACATGTACTCCAATTGCGGCAGTCTCAAAAATGCATTGGATGCCTTCAGATATATGTCTGACAAGAGTGCATCTACTTGGACCTCAATAATCATAGCTCATCTAGAAAATGGCTGTCCAGAGACAGCCATTGACTTGTTTGTGCAGATGTTAAGAAGAGAGAAAATACCAACTTCGATTGCATTCTTATCTGTGCTGAAGGCCTGTGCAGAAATCGGCCTTGTAAGTGAAGCCTTCCAGTTCTTTGTGTCCATGACCGAGGTCTACAAAATAGAACCTTCAGAAGGTCATTACAAGCATATGATTGAGGTTTTGGGTCATTCTGGTATGTTCAAGGAAGCAGAGCATTTCATTGATAGTGTGGTCCCTTCGGAATCTAGTGCTTCAGCCTGGATTTTACTTTGTTCTGCTGCCAAACAAAATGGAAACACCAAAATCATGAAGCTTGCAATGGACAAACTCGCAAGCCTTGCTCCATGTGATTGTCGAGCAAATGCTTCACTGGGAAATGTCATCCCCATCACTGACTAG